CATTGTGCTCTCTCGCACTCTTCCATACTGCGCTCTCTCTGCCCAGTGTGCACTCTTCCATACTGCGCTCTCTCTGCCCAGTGTACACTCTTCCATACTGCGCTCTCTCGCACTCTCTGCCCAGTGCTGTCTCCTATACAATCGGTAATCTCTCACATTCTTGTGCGTTCTATCTAGTGCTCTCTGCCCAGTGTGCATCTCCccactctgtcccccgtcagaCTCTCTAGTTTCTTTTGCACTCTATGCCCAGTGTGGTCTCTCCCGCCCTGCAGTCTCACTGTATACAAGGCCGTCCCTCTGTACACACAGCTGTCTTTCACACTCTGCAGTCTCTCTGTATACAAGGCAGTCTCTCCCACTCTGCAGTCTCTCTGTACACACGGCCGTCTCTCCCACCGTGCAGACTCTCTGTACACACGGCCGTCTCTCCCACTTTGCAGTCTCTCTGTACACACGGCCGTCTCTCCCACTTTGCAGTCTCTCTGTACACACGGCCGTCTCTCCCACTTTGCAGTCTCTCTGTACACACGGCCGTCTCTCCCACTGTGCAGTCTCTCTGTATACAAGGCAGTCTCTCCCACTGTGCAGTCTCTCTGTATACAAGGCAGTCTCTCCCACTGTGCAGTCTCTCTGTATACAAGGCAGTCTCTCTGTATACAAGGCAGTCTCTCCCACTGTGCAGTCTCTCTGTATACAAGGCAGTCTCTCCCACTCTGCAGACTCTCTGTATACACGGCCGTCTCTCCCACTCTGCAGTCTCTCTGTATACAAGGCAGTCTCTCCCACCGTGCAGACTCTCTGTATACAAGGCCGTCTCTCCCACTCTGCAGTCTCACTGTATACAAGGCCGTCTCTCCCACTCTGCAGTCTCACTGTATACAAGGCCGTCTCTCCCACTTTGCAGTCTCTCTGTACACACGTCTCTCCCACCCTGCAGTCTCACTGTACACACGGCCGTCTCTCCCACCCTGCAGTCTCACTGTACACACGGCCGTCTCTCCCACCCTACAGTCTCACTGTACACACGGCCGTTTCTCCCACTTTGCAGTCTCTCTTTTCCTTAGGGCCGTCTCTCCCACTTTGCAGTCTCTCTGCATACACGCCCGTCTCTCCCACTCAGCACTCTCTCGGCTCACTGCTCTCTCCCTCTGCACTCTCTTTGCATACACACTATTGTCTCTCGCACTCTGCAGTCTCTCTGTATACACCGCTGTCTCTCACTTCGCAGTCCTCACACTCTCTTCTGATGTCTCTTGCTTCCTCAGTAGGACCTGTCACTTTGGAGCTTGACTCAGAGGAGCTGCCCGCTGATTGGTGGACGGACTTGTCACTCACACAATACTGTATACTGATTGCTCGTTGCCACTTGTCTCCACCCCATCTCGATAGTTATTGGTGGAGTTTAGAGAGAAGCCCGCCGCCTACTCCCACCTCACTGTTTATCCGCTGTTATCCCGCAGAGTCCTTCTCAGCCAATAGGATAAGGAATATCTGATCGCAGGTCTCTGATTGGATATCAGCGTTTGATGGATAGCTGGAACAAGTCCTGCCTATCGAGCGCCCTGCTCTTCAGAACACAAACAACTTTATTAACAACTATTCACTGCGAAAAGGAAGATGTGTCGCCCTCAAATTACGTCATCATGCGTCTAGAACCTGCTCCATACTAATAATGGGAAATATACAGTAGGCAGCATCTGTTTGCCATCCCTAGGAAGGACCTTTTTGCCCTCTAGTGGCCAAACGCTAAACAGTAACAACCAATTCTACAGCAGCTATTTGCCATCAGCAGGGACCGTTTTGCCCCCTAGTGGTCAACTCCTGAACTATCATAACATTTAGCTGCTTCAAAGTGACTTTAATCCCATTCAAGGACCTGGTTATTATTGTAAAGTTGCAGTACTATTATTTACACTAGAATAcattttgtcccttttttttaaaaaaacaaaaaaacacaataataataaaagttacagtaaatatatattttttgtttttattcttatcAGTTTTCTGTTTCCTATGAAAAAACCACAATAAGACTAGATGGTGACTTCAACTGCTACACAGGCCAGGCATCCAAAAATCGCTTTTTACTATTTAGTGTTAACAGAACAGCTAGATGGAAACAAAAGCCACTAGAGTGAACTTGGCCTAATTCTGACTTAGATAATAATCAGACCATGTTTTGTTAGTCAGCAATGCAGAAATccgggtaattccaaagggttcacttacttttattGCAGATGTATACTgtacaccatcctaccaaaagtaattggacaccgcagcaagaatcaaaaatagtttttatttacatatattaatacttacTGGGGCctgctttggccctaatgacattggatactctccattaCATActatctactaatgtctgatagacttcagctgctatttccctccattcatcctgcaaacatctggcaagttctctcaaagaaaatgtaTCGGCTCATCTATAATGGcacaaggagcgtcatcattggaccGTTGAGCAATGCAAGAcacaaatcacactactccatcctcTGATCAGATGGACACACCTTCTGCcttagtgtgttgtgccaacagttaagtacggtggaggtACCGTTATGGTCTTTGTCCATTGGTTGTATTGGCAAGAACTATGAACACGGAGTTGTAccatgacattctagacaatgatgtgctgccaacattgtggtaatactctgggaatggtcagcaatacttccaacaacacaacgcgccttgtcacaaatccaacgctgttttacgttgctttgaggatatggatgtcccaTGATTGGGTTGCCTGCAGAGTCCCGACCTAaatcctactgaacatctttaggaTGTTGAAAtggaacatcaggtcaggaaacATGAACCACACCcgttttctttgagagaactcgccagacatttgcaggatgaatggagggaaatacctgcTGAGCTATattagacattagtagaaagtataccaggAAGAATATGTGGTGTCATTAGGCCCCGCTAAGTATTAcgtatatacagtaaataaaaaCTACTATTGATTCCTGCTgaggtccaattacttttggtaggatagtgtaataTTAGTATGTAGGAGATTATTATATTGTGTCTGTGATTACCATTATGTACATATTTGGCATCATGGGAAATTATGTGTCTATGGGAATTGAAGTACATTTGGTGCTGCTAGTTTACGTATCTTGGAAGACGAGACAAGTTTAATTTGTGTAGTAATATCATATATGATCAATGTACGTCATGTATGCCACAGGAAGCTACATACTATGAAGTTGTATTCAAGGCTTTCTTTTAACTTCGTCCATCTGGAGTCCCATGGAGCGTAACATATACACAGAATCCAATAGACAAACCTCCACTAACTAGAGTATAGATCTGTGAGGCTCTATCCATGAGTGCGATCTTACAGAAGCCCCCGACTGCCATAGCAATCGCACGACGTCCCACGGGGAAGCAGTGCCGGACCCCAAACacagattggggcatttaaattctgctgtcagaCTTGAAttgaaaaggttaacagctccgattagCGGCGCGGCTTATCAGAACAGTTGCtggcgggtgccagctgtaagaaacagccggcacctgcattgtatggcacAGGATCGTCCCGCGATCCCCTTTCATGCGAACCCCAAACTTCCAGGACttaaatgtacgtcctgtagcATTAGGGGAGTGACAATCTTGTTGGCGgtggttggacaacccctttaatggctgtgCGGTTTTGCAGTTGAAACTACTGTTTACCTGTAAAATTGTGCGTCTATTTAACAACTTAAAACCTGCAGCAGCGTCAACGCCGTCCTGTTGGGCTTACCCCAAGATGGCAGCTCTGATCAGAAATAGCTGCTACATGATCTGATCCATTTACTGCCGTCTTCTAGACACAATCTCTGATCAGATATACATACAGTATTGGACTCCCCATACTGTGTCTCATCCAGGAGACGCACATGATGGAGATGCAGgacatgtgatgggggcgctgtgcACCTCGCACCTCCTCACTGGCAGGCAGTGACATGAGTGGACACTGGCAGAGCTGTATTTTGTAGCACTGACATGCTAATTCTTTATTAATGGACATAACATCCTAAGATGAAACTCCAGTCTACAGTACAATACAATagatggatgatgggagatgTGAACACTGTAGGAGAATTAAGGATGAAACAATACACTACCCTGCCAAACGTAATTGGACACCCATAGCAAGAAACAAAATTAGTATTTATTTCtacatgttaatacttagtggggtgcCAGTGGCCCTAATGACAccggatactctccgtggtatactttctaacATCTGAGACACTTCAACTGGTATTCCCCTCCATTTGTCCtgcaaagaagatggatgctgttcataatTCCTGACCAGACATTCCAGATCATCCCACAGATGTTCAGTACGGTTCAGGTTGggcctctgtgcagccagtccaagcgtggaacatccatatcctcaaaccaacataaggcagcattagatttgtgacaaggcgcgtggccttgttggaagtatggccgaccattcccagagtattactatattgtcagcagcacattatcatctagaatgtcagggtacaccccCATGTTCATGGCTCTTATCACTataaccaacggactgagactatgccacgtaaaacatccccaagaTCATAgcggaacctccgccgtacttaactgttggcacaacacactcaggcgtTCCCTAGCATCCTCCATAACCAGGtaagtccatctgatttgaagatggagtagtgtgatgcatcaatccatagaatgttcttccattgctagactgtccaatgatgatgctctaAGCGCCGGCGCACGACATACAAACATTcaaaaaaaccctgtactgcgtATGGCTGATGGTCATCCACATTACAGATTATTCAGGTATGCGTGGTTGCCGGTTGGGCTGACAGCCAGAATCCGTGCCGGGCCTCCCACATGTAGAATCTGgtgcgcccgtgtgagcccggcctaaggctgAGACCTCCAAGGTTCTGCCTTTTATGttgcatggtttaggacacaatccattctactgttAGGGGTGTACGAAAGTTTTGGTAAGATAGTTCATGTATGACATTTCACTGTTGGTAAGGCGCACGATATGCAGTGGGTTTTGAGTCCAGAGGCGTGACTAGAATAGGTGCAGAGGTTTCAACACGTGGAGCCGGAGGGGCCCACCAGGTCCCTTCAACCCAAATGAAAAGATGAGTACCTTCAGTATCAGTTGTCACCAACTCATCGCCATCACGTATCACATTCGCCTACCGACAGGAGCTTTATTGTTCTTTATCTTATTTTTGACAGATCAGTTTCTGTTGTCCACAGACTACATCCAACTGTCTGCAGAAACCTGTGCAGCCTTGTGGCTGAGCTCTACCATCCAGCAAGGGGcgccaaactcattttcaccgagggccacatcagccttatggctgccttcaaagggccgattataagactgtatagtaagggcttgttcacacaagtgtgtttgtTCATCGTATTACACGCACAATTTTTGCGCAGTGTAACATGGTAGTAAAACCAAAAACAgacatgcccatccagttcagcctattaccccccaatgtggatccagaggaaggtgaaaaaaccccaatgaggaagaagccaattttccccatttaagtaaaaaaattctctcctgactccaatctggcacttGAAATAATcgccggatcaccgacccttctgaagtaattactgattataacatataatattgtattgctcaagagagacgtccaggcccctcttgtactcttttatcgaattcgccatcaccacatcctcagataGAGAGTTCTAGagagtgaatagaacccactgattttaattgGTTTGTTCACCTGACCGTATATTTTCACACAATGTGCGATCACGTGAAAAAATATGTGGCGTGacttattttggtgcatattacgcaaCACAACACGCCATTAAAGTGAGTAGGCtggcacaaatatgcagtaaatatgcaggaaacttgcgtattcactgcatatttgttcaCCATTTCAAGGGAtctcgtctttttttttttggctgtgcAACTAAATTCTGGAAAACGCAGGTGTAACCAATTTTGGTTGCTCAAATACGCTGCACATTTGTCGCAACCAAAATGCACTTACGCTCATGTTTACGAGCccaaatagtgaccaccatagtgaatgcagtagtaatggtgtcaccCATAGTGGCTCAAGGAGTAAAAAATgactcccttagtggccccagtagtaagtgtctctTATGTaggtggcccccatagtggctcaaATAAGGtgatgggccttgtgtttgagacGTGTGCCATACAGGAAACAGCTCTAACTCATATACAATAGCTGCAAATCCTTTACTTATTCTATACTGATCCTCCAGAGCTGACATCTATGGTAGATGTACAGTGCGCTTGTCTGAGAGCTAATAGGAAAACACCATAAGTGTAACAGGAACGGTAGATGTGGCTAGAGCATAAGACATTATCAAACAGCAGAATTATAAATGCAGCTCTGGCTGACGTGCAGGAGATGATGTAAGTCTCCACAGTAAATATGCACTGAAGCTGTGAGATGGCATTTAGcttcggggtgggggtggggtgtctCATGAAAACTCTCCATCTCTGCGGTTGCGGACATAGAACATGTTCCTTATTCCCTGGTTTATAGCAGTGCGGCCTTTGGCCAGAGCCTCATCCGCGATATCTTTAGGGAAGTAGTCATGAAAGGCGTGTTGTATAGCATGGACCCGTCTTGGGCTCAGGGGCATCTTCTGATCGGTGCCATTAAAGTTGTGTCCATAAAGTTCCTCTTCGGTAAACAACAGTTTTGCCAGCTGCCAACCGAATGGTCCGGGGTTATTAATGTCCACTTGCCGTCGAATGGACATAGCGAGGTCTTCATCAACCCTCAGCTCCATGGCTTCAGCGGGCACATTAGGAGAACTGATGACAGTGACTGCTCCTTGCCAGTCACAGTGAAATCGCTGCTTTCTTCGGCGTTTGACGACAAGAAATGAGGGACTTGCAGTTGGCGAGTAGTGTATAGGGGGGTGAGGGTAGAGGTGTGAGACGATGGGTTGGTCATCGTCATCTTCTTCAATTTCTAGTTTTAGAGTTCTTGTGTGAATATCATTAGATGAAGCTTCATCCACAGGGTCATCTGCTGGGGAGGTGGCCTCCGAACTCCGCTCTTCAGACTTACCGTTACCCTTAAGAAACTCCATCATCTCATCAACTGTGCTAAAGCAATAAACAGGCAGAGTCTGAGTGGCCACCTCGTTCTTCTGGTACCTGGTGCACAGGTCATCCTCCTCAAGTGGCTCCTTCTTCATTGATAAGTGAAGCCATGGTGACTCATTCTCCCCACAGCCCAAAATCCTGATTTCCTGGACTTCCTGGAAGAGAAGACTTATAATAATCAGATCAATCAACTCTCATCCAATAGACATAATCAATCTAACTACATATCCATTTAGGTCTGATGCCTTGTGTTATATCCAACTGGTATCATCCCTGAATGGATTTGCTCACAGCGTCGATAATCATCTCTAAAGAGGTCTTCACACATTAGCTTAATGTTGGTGGGTCCGGGCGACTCTCTTATGTGCTCGCGAGTTCCCTGACTTTCACTTGACGGCAGATGTCAGGGAAAAGAATAATCCAGGGTGTTGGATTTTAGCATGCCCAATCGTTTGTTCTCATGGGAAATAAACCTCTGTCAGGGGTGTCTGGAGGGAACAAGGGACAAGAGGGTCTGGAAAAGACACAATGGGTTCCAGGGAAGGACCGAGGAGACTGGAGACGTGTTGGGGTCCTTTTATGCAGGCCGATTCTTGTGCGCTGATCGACAAAGCACATCGATCGGCTCTCGTTTACAGGGCAAGAATCGCTGGTATGTGGACAAACGGTCATTACTGTGATTGTTCATCTCATCGAGTCGTCTGTACATCTCCCCATTCACATGAACAGGAGACCAGTGAGCAATTTTGTGTTTGCTAGAAAGCCGCAATCGCCCATCATTCCCCATTAAAAGTCTATTCACACAGTGTGGCTGAGGTGCGGTTCTCGCTGCTTGACGAAAACTGCCAGTGATTTTACCACAAATCGATGTTTCTTTGAAGttttaagggtacgttcacacctagtggagttggtgcagaatttctgcagctgaaaatctgtgcaaaaaagcaTGCCatggctgcagattttgatgtggatccacatcaGACTTCACCCTTTCAATTCAAAGACTGAAATCAGCTGCCGATCCACGTCACAAACCGCAGCATTGATGTGCATTTTGACAaggtttttggtgcaaattttctgcaccaattccgctacgtgtgaacgtatCCTCAAAGCGGCTTTCccagcacaaaatggaaattctgaaaataacTATGCAGAGGCAGCCTGTACCTTTTATTGGCCGCTATAGACCCTTCATCACGTGCAGCCagctgtttacatgcatcacCTCTGCAGTAAACACAATGACAGACTTgcctataactcccagcatgcatagagtttATTGGCCAGCTCTGTAGCTCTAcacacagctcacaggtcctacaacttaccagcatgcATAGAGTTTACTGGCCAgctctgtagctccgcccacagctcacaggtcctacaacttaccagcatgcATAGAGTTTACTGGCCAGCTctgtagctccacccacagctcacaggtcctacaacttaccagcaccaacctccctctcattcAGATGGCCAGAGAGCCTGCTGAAGCCTACAGACAGGAGCTTCCAGCACTCTGAATTagacatgagcaatacagcgcagtgcttccattcctgtcctcccatcatgcactgctcacaggatgttggaagtTATGGAcgggggaggaagtagcaaatgcggaCAAGATTGCAGAGGAAGTGGAGGTAGTTTTCAGGCAGAGGGTAATGt
This genomic window from Eleutherodactylus coqui strain aEleCoq1 chromosome 12, aEleCoq1.hap1, whole genome shotgun sequence contains:
- the LOC136586563 gene encoding uncharacterized protein; its protein translation is MSGGRRAPPKTDNVKMVLQTSEESSPPSLVRLTIPKVPLTKKSKHKGNMSLIRRKTMAKNEEVQEIRILGCGENESPWLHLSMKKEPLEEDDLCTRYQKNEVATQTLPVYCFSTVDEMMEFLKGNGKSEERSSEATSPADDPVDEASSNDIHTRTLKLEIEEDDDDQPIVSHLYPHPPIHYSPTASPSFLVVKRRRKQRFHCDWQGAVTVISSPNVPAEAMELRVDEDLAMSIRRQVDINNPGPFGWQLAKLLFTEEELYGHNFNGTDQKMPLSPRRVHAIQHAFHDYFPKDIADEALAKGRTAINQGIRNMFYVRNRRDGEFS